The region GTTAAAGAAATCCAGGTAAAGCGCTTCAGGTTGACAGATGCCATTTTTTTCCTTTTGCAGCACTCGTCTATTGTGGATCATGGCAAAGTTTCATTCGTATGTTTGAATGAAAAGCCCTTCGATGAATCCCGTAATCAATGCGGGATGCCCTTTTGCTCCAATCCGAATCAGGGCAGAAATTGTGTAGGCTTTATCGGGCAAGGCTGCGAGTGCTCCAAGTCCTGTAGCTAGCTCTAGAGTAGGAGTATAGAGAAACTGTTTGGCGGTGGTTGCGATCGCAATGTTGCCAAGTTCTAAATCTTCGTTACGTTTACACGTTTTGGCATAAAACTCGACCTGGATAGCCAATTGTAGTGGCATGAGCGCGATCGCCCCAGAACCAGAAAACTCCACCTGCACCACTAAGAGCAACGGTTCTGTCAGATCAAAAATTGTCTCTGGTTTCCCAGTGTTCTGGGATAGGGCAACCAGGTTAGATAAGGCGCAGGCAAAGGATGCAATACTGATGTGGGGGTCAGGGGGCATGGAAGGCGTTAGCAGTCTCAGTCACAGCATCATGAACTGGGATAGCTCCAGTATCTTGCATCAAGGCAGATGGGAGAGCAGGACTTGTTCCATTTTCGTGAGTAAGAGATGGTGACTCAACGGAAATCTCAGCTTTTGGCACGACTGGTACGGTTGTTATGGGAGGTGTCGAAGGATCTGGCATTCCAGGTTGAGCGTCTAAAGTGGGTGACTGGTCGCCAGAGGGTTGGGTTTCGACTGCATCTGGGGGTTGCACTGTCGGTGGTCGTTCAAAAACGGGGTGAT is a window of Leptolyngbyaceae cyanobacterium JSC-12 DNA encoding:
- a CDS encoding hypothetical protein (IMG reference gene:2510096291), with translation MPPDPHISIASFACALSNLVALSQNTGKPETIFDLTEPLLLVVQVEFSGSGAIALMPLQLAIQVEFYAKTCKRNEDLELGNIAIATTAKQFLYTPTLELATGLGALAALPDKAYTISALIRIGAKGHPALITGFIEGLFIQTYE